The Coccidioides posadasii str. Silveira chromosome 2, complete sequence genomic interval AAGAGGAGTGATAGTGATGATTGGGTTTTAGCGGACGTATTACCGATGGGATCAGTGTCTGTTCGAGTGGAGAGAAGGCCAACTCTTCCCGGTTGACTCATTTCCGTGTCCTCCATCTCCGTATTCGCCTCCTCCGGTCCGGGCCTCAGTTCTCCGGCAAGTTTGGTGATGACCTCCCAAATAAACCAGCCTTCCACAACCTTTCCGCCGACGATTTCCCCGAGCAGCAGATCGGCAAGGATATCACCCACCAACGTCCTGAGGCATACGTTTTCTAGATCTTCCGTGGGGAGGAGGACGGCTAGGATTCCTTGCGCTAGCATCTGCCGATATATCGATTCTCTCTCCTGCTGCTCCACGACAGATGCAGGGTTCGATACCGACGGCACGGGAGAGAGGGCCGGATGGGGGTTCAAGGCGTGATACGCGATCCGGAACTGGGTCTGGGACCGAGCGGCCATAGCGCTCTGGTCTGCCATACGATACGCTACGGACACACGCAAATATCGCGGTCAACTTAATGGTTCCCCAAAAGGTAACATTCATTTGCACTTCTCACCGATGACATGGGCCTCAATCAACGACGGAATCTCGTCCAAGACAAGAGCATGTATGTCGATTTGCCGTAAGCGTTGTTCGAGAGCACGCGTGCAATGGGCAATCACCTGGATGATTTCCTCGGTGAAACTGTGATCAGGGGTAATCTTCGAGTACCAGAGGTAAACAAATTCCTTCATGATGATCGCAATCAAAGCGTAAAGCTGAAGATCGACCTCATTGGAGCTTGTAAGTGGAGGCAGTATCTCCTCGAGTGGTCGGGGGGTTCCACGATCCCGCTGCTCCGAGCCATGGCCGGGCACCTGGGCACAGAGCACCCGGAGTATCAGTGCTCTTGTAGCTCGCTCGCTTGTAAAGTCCGTTTGCGTCGTGAATTTTGGTCCATGGTGGGCCTGAGATATCGCCCTGGATCCGGCCGGAGACCTTCTTGGGGGCGTAGAAGCAGTTGTATCGGAAGCGGTTGGTCCGAATTTCGAAAACAGTTGCAGGTTGTCAGTCATTTCCTGGTTATCAGTTGGTCAAACTAAGACCACGGGAAGTGTCGAGAGGACTCATGGGGCTTGCTCGAGGCGTGTGTGATGACTAAAGAGTTGATTCAAAATGGCGGGTGAGACATCAGAGGGGCGAGAATGAAATGCTCCTTGCTCTGGTCTCGATGGGTGGGCGCCTTGGTCAGCCAGAAGCCAGCACTGTTTGTGTGCAGTTCAAGGAGTTCAAGTCGCATGGTGCTGTGTAGTTATTATAACAACTCACCAACCCGCTAACTCAACTAACTGCTAACTAACCTCCATTCAAACCAAACACGCAGTGCTTAGTAACTGACATCAACCTGAGCTAGCCAGCCAAAGGACCCGCTGATAAGATAAACTCCTCATTCAAACCCCGCCAGCTCAACGAGGGGAGAGACCAAGGCCAGGGCCGCGGGTGAAAGTGCAGTAAAGTGTTTCGAGAATGACATTGGAGATACCACAAGAACCACAACCGGTTCCACTTTGGCTGGATTGCGATCCCGGTGAGCAGGCTAACCCTGAGCAACAGCTTGCCAGTTGAGGCACACCGTGCTAAGCGAAGCGGATTCTAGGGCATGATGTATGACTGCAATTCCTGAATTAAATCGGTGGACTTTGAGCTGATGCTGTGGTAAAAAAAGGATGCGTTTGCTATTCTTCTAGCCGCCCATCACCCACAGTTGAAGCTCCTTGGGATCACGACCGTCCACGGCAACGCGTCCCTTGAGAATACAACTGCTAATGCAGGGAGCATTCTGGAAGCCATCGGGAGGTCTGACATCCCTGTCTATCCCGGCTCAAAGAAACCCTTTTGCAGGCTTCCGGTTCATGCTCCCAGTATTCATGGTACGGCTAGTTTTCATCCTTTTGGTCATCGTTAAGCTCTAGATTCGCTTGCTGAGCATACTGTATCTAGGCTCGTCTGGAATTGATGGAACCGACCTCCTTCCCGTGCCGAAAGTTCCGCCAGTGACGGATGTCAATCCAATCCTGGCCATGCGAAACGCTCTGCTTGCGCAGCCCAAGGATACCGCGTGGGTTGTTGCTACTGGGGCGCTAACAAACGTCGGGTTGCTCTTTGCTACATTCCCCGAAGTTGCAGAACACGTTCGAGGAGTAAGCATCATGGGAGGAGCGATTGGCTCAGGATTCACAGATGTGCCGATCAGCAAAAAGCCTGGCGAAGCAACCAGGATTGGGAATACTACACCATATTCCGAATTCAACATCTACGTAAGCTCCAAGCTTTATGGCCAACATCCCCTTTCAATTCAAGAGGAGCTAACGGTTCAATCTAATGATACTAGACGGATCCAGAGGCAGCTAAATCTATCTTGATGTCACCAATTCTAGCACCGAAGACAACTCTAATTACTCTGGATCTCACACATCAAGTCCTCGCGACTCAGGAAATTCAATCACTCATCCTCGCTACCGAGACAACCGATAACTCTGAGCCGTCAGTTCTTCGACAAATTCTTCATGCACTGCTCACATTTTTTGCGAGTTCTTATGATACGGTGTTTGGCATTGACTCTGGGCCCCCACTGCATGACCCTGTCGCGGTTGCGGTCCTTCTTTCAAACCTAAACGACTCACAGATGGCTGGCCGCAAAGATATATTGCAGTTCAACGACAATGACGGAGAGAGATATATCGTCGATGTCGTCACCAACGGTTCGCATGGAAAAGACGTTCAGCTGACCGGAGAGGTAGGTCGCACAGTGGCCCAAAAGACGGCTGACTCTCTCGGTGGTGTCACTATACCAGTTAGCATGGACGTCAATAAGTTTTGGGGCATCATTTTGGACTGTCTACAAAGAGCGGAGAAGTGTAAGGCGATGCAGCTTGCTGCAAATTGTTAGTAGCACCGTGGTCGGATTAGTTATGGGATTTGGATCGAGCCGGGACGAATGATGCCGCGAATAGACTTAGACCTAGGTATGTGCCCTTTTTAGATGACGAATAGACTAATGAATCCGGTTGAAggaccttttttttggttgcCCCGCTCATGCATTTTCATCTTTGGCGTTGTGTATGAATTCCTCGTAGAATATCTGAGGCGCCTGTAGATTGTCGCTCCACCATACATAAGCTGCTGGCTAGGGAGCACTGCATCTTTTCCAACGTGGATCAGATGCGGCCTGATGGCTATCGGAATTGGACCATTGCGCCTCAACGGATTTCGAACCAGCGAGGGCCCCGGGCGGGGGGGGGATAATGTGCTCTCTTTCTGCGCGTCTAACGTCCTCAAGATGGATCCTGTCAAACTAACTAGCCGCCCAGCAATGACGCCTTGGAGAAGAAACAGATTAGGGCGGCAGGCGCCGAGTTTGAGATGAGGCAGCGAAGCAAGGCTGGACGGCGTCAAGGAGCTGTGTATTCCGGCCAATCGAGCCTGGCTGCCGGGGCGGATCAGGCCGTTGTCGGGATAGCTCGCCAGTCAGTAGTTGTTAGTTACTCCGCAACTGGGGGTAGAAATGATGCTGTCTGGTGATCGCCTTTGGAATGCGGAGATAAAACCCATGCTCGGGTGCAACGGAAGCTGAGGCGATCCGGAGGGCGGCGGTGAGGTGAGAATTAATATGTATGTGCTCCGTCGCTGCTCCGTAACTGGTGGCGATAATAGGGCATGGTAATGGATTGTTTTATCCGGATTCTTTGTTCGTCCTGTCGACTTCCCTCCTCTTCGCCGGCGTTTCAACTGTGGCTAACTTGAGGATTTCACATCAACTCTCCTCTCCGGCTCAAACGCCCCTCACTCAATGTCCGACGGAGCGTGAGAGCACATTCTCTCTGACCACGTCGAGGATTCCAACCCGGTCATTCGTTTCGTCAAAATCAAATTGTGTTTTTGCTTCCTTTGAATATATTCTAAAGATCTAGGCTGTTCATACGACATCCTCGGTTCTTCCCCCCGTCTTCCGCCCGCTCGTCGCGATCAGTCAGTCCTTCAACTTTGACTGCAGCGGACTGCCGATCTTTGCCATTTCCCAATAATTAAATAACTAACGAGTTGACTGGGATGAATTACGTCCAGAGCACTGCTTCTTGACCGGCATCGTGAGCAATCCTATTATTCAACCCTTTTATCTGCTCTGAGAACTGGCCGAGAGAAAACCAAACGCGGGACACTTCGCTCTTGATATGCCACCGGCGAATTCGCCAACAGTACGAAGCTCCCTGCCCACATCTGGTTTTGAGATCGCTCTTTCAACTACCCTGCCTCGTCCCCCGTTTTTCTCCCTGACCGTTGGTTCGGTTTCTGATTCGTGAACAACTCATTGATTGACGGAATCTGCCTCCTGGACAGGACACCACCCCTACTGTTGACTCTCCTTCATCACCCAGTCCATTCCTTCAGCAGCTTGAGATTATTTCTACTCCTGTTTTGGACCTTGCCGCCACACTCATGAATCACCCGGAAGACGCTATCCATGACCAGAATGTCAGGTTCCTACGAACTCGTCGCGAATCCAACGAGGAACGCCGCCACGGAACCCCCCGCTCTCGTGGCAGCGGATGGAACTTCGTCTCGGAATCAAGTGGTTCTGGTAATCCAGATGGAAACGGAACAAGTCGACCTCAGACAACCACGAGATCGAGTGATCGAGTGCCCATAGTTCGACGTCGAAACCTGAGAGCTGGAGATTATCGGGAACCGCCCCCGCAACATTCGCAGTCCGTATATGGCTGGGCCCCGGACttcgatgatgatgacgacgatgatcTGGATGATTTCTCTTCCGGCTTGCTGCATCGCATGTGGCATTCTCGAGAGAGTGCGAGACTTTCCGGGCGAACGTCAGCTCCATCTTACGAGTCGATGAGAGAACCTTCATCTAGAACCTCTCGTCCTGTGAATAGTGAacaagaaggaagaagaaaccCACCATCGCGCTACGACTTGTATGGGGACTCCGCGTTGGTCACTGCTGCCCTTCTCCAGTCGGCTCGACGACATCCAAGGTTTTCGACGAGTAGGATACCACAGAATCAAGCTCCTGATAGCGACACGGCGAGAAGTAGGAATTCAACAGAGGATGAAATGCGGCGACCCTTCGCAGCAACGCACATTCACAACCCTCATACGTCTATATTAACCCGTGGAGACCTGCATAGACATCCAGAATTACGCCGAATGTATCTAAAAGACCCTTCCGTTGATCGCCTAAAAGAGACGATTCATTACCTAGATCGAGTTCGCTTCTCCAATTCATACGAAGAGAGCGTTTCTTCAGCCGCTGCGGGTGGATTTGTGCAGCTTGATTACTTCCTTTCGAACGAAGACGACTTTATCCTAAATACCAACTCGATCGCTCCGCCTGCTGAATGTTCGTGGCTTAAGCCGGGAACGGTGTTTTCGGGCCACCAGCAAGCAACGCACTCCAGCTCCCCTTCCATGCTTTCCCACCGAGTCCCCGGCTCAAATCGTTTGATAGATCCTGTGATCGTCAATGGAAACGAGAATAACCGGATAACCGTTTATACCAGCAGTGGTCGGCGTTACTGGGCACATAGCACTAGCGATCTATCCGGTGGCAGCACTGATGAACCGGAAAATTCCAAGATGCAACGGTGGCCTGTCAAGGTGACCATCCATGATATCGACTACAGCACAATGACATTGTCAGGGACAATGGAGGCATATAATATCCCTGACAAAACAGCTACCAACCAAAGCGCACATATAATCACCTTTCTGGAAGGAGAAATCATTGATttccacacacacacattGGAAACAAAGAACTTCAATGCAAGTCCTGAGGTTGATAGCTGCTATTGGAGAGAACTAGCGCCGTTCCAGAGCCAGACACCTGATGAGATTGTGAAGAGTCTTGTTAGCAAGAAATGGCTCTCTGAGACCCTGGCAAAGGGATGGATATTGATGAGATGGAAAGGTGTGTttccttttattttctttttattttccttttttttttttttttttttagctaACATTCCGAATACCATTCTAGAACGATGCTTCGTTTCCCCATCTCATTCCCGTCAAGGCCTCACTATCTCAGGTTTCTATTACATCTCAATACGTCGAGAGGATGGACACATCGCTGGGATGTATTACGATCCGGGCAGCTCACCGTACCAGGAACTCACCCTGAACCCCGTTTTGAAAGAAAGGATGGCTTTCCCAGCGTACAGTTTTCGCTAAAGGCTGCAAGTCGACACAACGAAATAGTGATAACCAATCAGCTAAACGCATACAATTCATCGGGCTTTCCCGATTCTGCTGTCAGTTTACAATTTGGTAGCATGCGGTGTAGAATCACCCTTGTTCAGAGATATTTGCACACGCACTGGCCTATTGTCATCTCTTCCTGCCACCCCTCGGAGTTTATTATACCCCAAGCCCTTATGGTTCATTTGCGTGCTTGACATTTTACTGCCTTGGCCAATTTTTACTGGCGTATTTCCCTGTAGCAGGTTGTATTCTCACATTGCTCGCGCTTCGCTGTTTTTATTTAGGGCGCTGTGGCGAACTTCTGACACTGGGAATTGATACCTTTTCCCCTTCTCCAGTATCAGGCGACAACTCTGGTTTGTATATACAGGAGATGAATGGATCTACTATTTAACATGATTGGGAAGTGACTGTCGTTGAAAGGATGAAGTTATCCATTTAGCCAAGCTTTACTTCCTAAGCTATGGGCGATGCGATCCATACATATCAACTACTTCGATGGCATTTCATTCGATATCAAACAGGATAATCTAGGTCTAAGTCCACATCGTAGATTCCCGAACATCTCTGCTGTCCGACATAtcttgcatgttttcttaaTCTGTTTTCCGTTTGATATCACATAAAACATTGTGACTCAAAGCCGAAGacttttgcttttttcttGGTTTCACGTTCCGCCTATACATGCAACAAGCAGCCGCTGAGCGGAACCACCTTGTTTGCTTTACTGCTCAGTCTGGAAGTAGTTGAGGAGGACAGAGCGTTCCTGTGATTCTTCTCCCCAGTCACGGAGGACAACGCAGGAGCAGTTGACAACCTTGCGAGGGTTTCCTTCACGGTCAAGCACGcctaaaaaaagaaacaaaggtCAGCCACCCAACTCTCTACCCAAACGCCATGGCTAACACGATCGAATGTCACAGGGATTAGGAGTGTTAAAAAGACATACAGAGTCCAACCCATTCACCCAACATCTTGCCGTCGGGCACCTTGATCAATGGAATCTTATGCTCCTGGCACAGAGCAATGACCAGCTTCTTGTATGCCTCCTCTTCGCATGCCTCGTTGAGAACGCACATGTGGGCCTGGCGACGATCGAGCGCTTTGGCAGCCTCACGAAGGCCACGAGCAAGACCGTCGTGGATGAGGGCGATCTTCAAGACACCCTTGAGAGCATCGAGAACGGACATGGAGCTACCGCCGGTAGCGGTGGCGGAAACTTCAACCTCTTCGGCCGCAACGACGGGGGTCTCTTCTCCATCCGACTATTTCCAGTGGAAAGATGAAGTGTCAGTGATGGTTGTTTGATCAGTGTTTAAACCGATTCGTTTGCTTTCCGGCTCGCATCGAACAGCGCATTTGTTCGCGAGCCCAAGCGGAATCTTCTCGTACAAATGAAATTAAAGGTGGATTGGCATACCATTTTGACGTGTCTGGTAGCTACTTGAGCTGTTTCAAATGCCGGATTATCCTCAAAGAGTGATGGAGATGATGGCTGAGAGAAATATCGGAGTGGATGGTTTGGCTGGAGATGTCGAGGAAATAATTTCCTTCGGCTAATCAGTGTGCCCTATCTGCGATAACTGGCTTATGTAATCATTTCCTTATCGCTGGTACAAGCGAGAAAAGCGCATCGCCATCAGCTAGGAATTCAGGATTATTCACATGAATGGCCGTCTCAAAAAGGTAGCTGGCCGATATTTTGAATGGAAAAGGCATAGAAGACTACAGCATCATCCGAGGAATGCAGGTTAAAGTGACAGCCATGCAGCCCGATCATAAAAAAATAGAGACGATATGAAACCCCCAAACCTTCCCCCCACACAAAATAAAAGCTCGCTGCACAAGCACCTCTACCAAAAGGCTAAACCCCCTTTCGCACGAGTGAATCTAATACTCCATAAACCAAAACCCCAACATCGCTGGGAGGAAGATGGCTCCAAAAATCGCTAACGAAGGAGAAACCAAAATTGGTGAAGTCGAAGTAAACACCATTACGAGGAGGACGTCAGGTTTTGACCACAGTTAACCAGGGGGATATCGGTGGCTGGCGCTTAATTTGCCAGTCCTGAAGTCCCAGCTTGCTTCTGTATGGCCTGTCCAGCGTCGTTGCCTGACTCCGACAAATGATATATGACCATTCCGGTGAGACGAAGATCAAGGCCGTGAAGATGGGGCGTATGTGGAACTAAGTCCATGAAGTCCGATAGCTGATGGCACATTAGCGAGGGAGCCAGTGGAAAGGGAAGAACAGAGGCCGCGATTATACACCCACCTTTACCCAAAATACATGCTCCATCGAGTAGAACTTCGGTTTCATCTCTGCAACGCGGTTGCTGACGTCGTCCCAAGACGTGCCAACTACAGGCAGCTCATCAATATAAGATAGCATGCTTCGAGTCACACGCCACAGGCTGTATCTATGATCAGAGGTCGCAATCCGCCGTTCCCAGCTGGGATCTGTGCTCGAATCAGCATTTTCACCGGATAGTTAAAACAAATCGAACAACAACTTACATTGTGAAAGCTGTAGATCATTGGATGCTAAGAGGGGTGCGACTTGATAATTGATGACCCAGCGTTCATCCTCCCCTTCCTCGTTGCAAGAGCTATCAAGCTGTTTTGTTCGGACAGTGAAAACAGGTACAAGCTTATTGAGCCACGGCACACTCTTTGCTTTTGGGTCGTCGGAGCCAATCAAATTTGCTGCAGCGCGGAGTCTATGTGGAAGCGCATCCCTGCGCCGCTGTTCTTGTTTCTCTTGTTCCTTACGCAGCCTCGCTTGCCGGTGTTCCTCCTCTATTCGCCTCTGGTGTTCTTCTTCCGCCTGTCGAATACGTCGCTCTTCTGCCTCCTTTCGCTTTcgttcttcttcctctcgcCTTCGTTCTTGCTCTGCCTGCTCAAGAGCAAGTTTGGCGGCTTGCTTGGTGGCCTCGTCTTCTTTCACTTCTTTAACTTCGCTTACCTCCTCCTTGACAGACATAGCAGCCATTGCAGGGCGGATTCGTTCCGAATCCTCCGGGGTACCTTTTGTTTCCGAATCCTTAGCCTCCGGATGCTCGTCGGGCTGTCCGTTTTCTTTCGTGTCATGTTCACTAACTTCGGCTATTGCAGCGTCAGTTGTAAGTTTCGGCTCTGTTTGGTACTGCAGCTTCTGTGCAGAAACTGGGACCTCGACATCCTTTGAAGTATCCTTCAACTCCGTATTCTCATGCATGGTGTGGCCTATCTCGGTCTTTTCTGAACCCGTGCTTGCAGAACTACTTGTCTCAGGCTGAGATGTAGGTTTTGGAGATGGCGGTCGCTCAACAAGTGTTTTCTTCATGGACTCCTTCGACGGCCGTGTTGGGCTACACTCGATTTCAACCTTccgtttctttttttggggaTCTGAATCCTCGCTGCTTTCTCCTGGTCTTCCACGAGATTGATGTGGCTCGGGCGAGACACTGCCTCGGCTTCTTTTTGAGGGAGAAACTTCTTTAATTCGACGCGTTTCGTGACTAAATTTCTCGACTCGCTCTTTGGAAGCTTCGTCCCGTGGCGAATGTGAGTCTGTCGACATAAAGCTTCCCCTTCTTCGATCCGGGGGGCGTCCAGCAATCAAACGCCGACGCTTTATAGGTTCTTCGCCGTGATTAGCCGCAGTTCCGGAGTCAGGATACTTTTTCGAGTCTAAGGGAAGCTTTTGTTTTGTGTGTCGAGAACGGGTAGAGTCATG includes:
- the RPS12 gene encoding 40S ribosomal protein eS12 (EggNog:ENOG410PN3M~COG:J), with product MSDGEETPVVAAEEVEVSATATGGSSMSVLDALKGVLKIALIHDGLARGLREAAKALDRRQAHMCVLNEACEEEAYKKLVIALCQEHKIPLIKVPDGKMLGEWVGLCVLDREGNPRKVVNCSCVVLRDWGEESQERSVLLNYFQTEQ
- a CDS encoding uncharacterized protein (EggNog:ENOG410PR80~COG:U~BUSCO:5246at33183), with amino-acid sequence MPPANSPTDTTPTVDSPSSPSPFLQQLEIISTPVLDLAATLMNHPEDAIHDQNVRFLRTRRESNEERRHGTPRSRGSGWNFVSESSGSGNPDGNGTSRPQTTTRSSDRVPIVRRRNLRAGDYREPPPQHSQSVYGWAPDFDDDDDDDLDDFSSGLLHRMWHSRESARLSGRTSAPSYESMREPSSRTSRPVNSEQEGRRNPPSRYDLYGDSALVTAALLQSARRHPRFSTSRIPQNQAPDSDTARSRNSTEDEMRRPFAATHIHNPHTSILTRGDLHRHPELRRMYLKDPSVDRLKETIHYLDRVRFSNSYEESVSSAAAGGFVQLDYFLSNEDDFILNTNSIAPPAECSWLKPGTVFSGHQQATHSSSPSMLSHRVPGSNRLIDPVIVNGNENNRITVYTSSGRRYWAHSTSDLSGGSTDEPENSKMQRWPVKVTIHDIDYSTMTLSGTMEAYNIPDKTATNQSAHIITFLEGEIIDFHTHTLETKNFNASPEVDSCYWRELAPFQSQTPDEIVKSLVSKKWLSETLAKGWILMRWKERCFVSPSHSRQGLTISGFYYISIRREDGHIAGMYYDPGSSPYQELTLNPVLKERMAFPAYSFR
- a CDS encoding uncharacterized protein (EggNog:ENOG410PR80~COG:U~BUSCO:5246at33183); this translates as MNHPEDAIHDQNVRFLRTRRESNEERRHGTPRSRGSGWNFVSESSGSGNPDGNGTSRPQTTTRSSDRVPIVRRRNLRAGDYREPPPQHSQSVYGWAPDFDDDDDDDLDDFSSGLLHRMWHSRESARLSGRTSAPSYESMREPSSRTSRPVNSEQEGRRNPPSRYDLYGDSALVTAALLQSARRHPRFSTSRIPQNQAPDSDTARSRNSTEDEMRRPFAATHIHNPHTSILTRGDLHRHPELRRMYLKDPSVDRLKETIHYLDRVRFSNSYEESVSSAAAGGFVQLDYFLSNEDDFILNTNSIAPPAECSWLKPGTVFSGHQQATHSSSPSMLSHRVPGSNRLIDPVIVNGNENNRITVYTSSGRRYWAHSTSDLSGGSTDEPENSKMQRWPVKVTIHDIDYSTMTLSGTMEAYNIPDKTATNQSAHIITFLEGEIIDFHTHTLETKNFNASPEVDSCYWRELAPFQSQTPDEIVKSLVSKKWLSETLAKGWILMRWKERCFVSPSHSRQGLTISGFYYISIRREDGHIAGMYYDPGSSPYQELTLNPVLKERMAFPAYSFR
- the URH1 gene encoding Uridine nucleosidase 1 (EggNog:ENOG410PJG7~COG:F~BUSCO:9563at33183) produces the protein MTLEIPQEPQPVPLWLDCDPGHDDAFAILLAAHHPQLKLLGITTVHGNASLENTTANAGSILEAIGRSDIPVYPGSKKPFCRLPVHAPSIHGSSGIDGTDLLPVPKVPPVTDVNPILAMRNALLAQPKDTAWVVATGALTNVGLLFATFPEVAEHVRGVSIMGGAIGSGFTDVPISKKPGEATRIGNTTPYSEFNIYTDPEAAKSILMSPILAPKTTLITLDLTHQVLATQEIQSLILATETTDNSEPSVLRQILHALLTFFASSYDTVFGIDSGPPLHDPVAVAVLLSNLNDSQMAGRKDILQFNDNDGERYIVDVVTNGSHGKDVQLTGEVGRTVAQKTADSLGGVTIPVSMDVNKFWGIILDCLQRAEKCKAMQLAANC